A segment of the Panacibacter ginsenosidivorans genome:
GCCACGAAGAACAGCAGCGATTTTAGATGCAATGCGACCTACGGTTTGATTAGTACCGTCAACTATGTACCAGTCACGCTGTACGGTAGCCTCGTTCGCACTTTTTGTGGTGAAATGTAGTTTACTCATTGTATTTTGTTTTTGATCCTGCCTGCGCTATCCCGCAGGTTTTTAAATGGAGCGCAAAGGTGCAGTTATACATTTATTCTTCCAAAGAATTAAGGAAGTTATTTTTATTAAACATTCATAATTTGCTGATTTTCAATAAAAATTTTGCTCAAATATTTTATTTGTAGTGTGAAACCAGCACCAATATTACTATTTGATATCTGTTGTGTCACTCACTTGTACGTTCTGTAAGCGCTTCAGCAAAGTGCAAAACTTAAATATAATAAAGCTTTGTGCTGGAATTTTATTTTCGAACAAGGATTGTTTGTCATCAATTTGTCATAACAAGTTTTATATAAAATCTTCGTTCCATTTCATTACGTAAATAATACTGCTCATTAAATAGTTTGCCCCGTTTAGCACAACAGTACACGAGTGCGACGCAACGGAAGCTTAATTTAGTTTTATAGTTGGGTCAATAATATTGTATATACACATAACATTCGTAAGAGCATTTTAAATGGCAAACGAAAACATGACAGAGAAATGACACAGGAATGACGCCGGTCATGTTTCAAACGTAAACGTATCGGGTATTTTTGCGTCAGAATAAAATTAACCAGCAGATAAAGAAAATGCATATCAGCCAGTTTTATATCGCCGGGATCAACTACAAAAAAACAGATGCATCTGTAAGAGGTTTGTTTGCTGTTAATAATGATCATTATGCTTCTGTACTTCAGAAGGCTCCGGACTATTTTCTTGATCAGCTTTTTATATTGAGTACCTGCAACCGCACAGAGATCTATGGAATTGCACCTTGTGCAGACAGCCTGGTTCATTTGCTTTGCAGCGAAACAGAAGGTTCAGTTGAAACATTTAAAGAACTGGCTTATATAAAACAAGGCGAAGAAGCAATTGAACACCTTTTCAATGTAGCTTCTGGTTTAGATTCCCAGATTCTTGGTGATTATGAAATTGTGGGCCAGATAAAACAGGCTACCAGATTTGCAAAAGAGCATGGTTTCGTTGGTGCTTTTCTTGAAAGAATGGTGAATACTGTTTTACAATCTTCGAAAGCAGTAAAAGGCCAGACCGCATTAAGTGGTGGTACTGTTTCTGTATCTTTTGCAGCTATCCAGTTTTTGATGGATAATGTTACAAATGTTGCTAATAAAAAAATACTGTTGCTTGGCACAGGAAAGATTGGCCGCAACACATGTAAAAATCTTGTTGATTATTTACACACCACGAATATTACACTTATCAATCGCACCCCAGATAAAGCTGTTGAGCTGGCAGATGAATTAGGGTTACAATACGCATCATTTGAAGATGCTGATAAATATATTGCGGAAGCAGATATTATAATTGTTGCTACCAATGCAGAGCAACCTGTTATTATGAAAGCAGATCTTGAAAGCAGTAATACCAAAATCCTTATTGATCTTTCCATTCCTAATAATATTGACCCATTAGCAAAAGAACTTGCTCATATTACTTTAGTAAATGTGGATGATCTTTCAAAGATCAACGATGCCACTTTACAGAAACGTCAGGCAGAAGTTCCCAAAGCAAAAGCAATTATAGCAGAGCACATTGATGAATTTACAGAATGGTACAGCATGCGTAAGAATGTTCCTGTTTTAAAAGCAGTAAAACAAAAGCTTCAGGATATGCATGCATGTAATCTTTTTATGGCTATGCATCCAAATCTTGGAGAAAATTACACACATCACGCTTCATCAGATTCTATTCAAAAAGTTATTAATAATATGGCCCTTAAAATGCGCCAGCAACGCAAACCCGGGTGTAATTATATAGAAGCAATTAATGATTTCATTACCAGCCGCGTTCATTAATTTTGCCGCATGTCCAAAGTTTTAAGGATCGGTACAAGAGAAAGCCAGTTAGCCGTTTGGCAGGCAGAGCTTGTAAAATCTCAATTAGCACAAAACAATATTGAAAGTGAATTGGTCTTCATCAAAAGTGAAGGCGATATTGATTTGGTTACACCTTTATATGAAATAGGCGTGCAGGGCATTTTTACCAAAACACTTGATGCCGCATTGCTTAGCAGAAGAATTGATCTTGCAGTTCATTCCATGAAAGATGTTCCCGTACAACTTGCAAAAGGAATTGTGCAGGCTGCAGTGTTGAAAAGAGCTTCTTATAAAGACATTCTTGTTTATAAAAACGATACAGGTTTTCTCAACGAGAAAAATTCAGTTGCAACAATCGCAACAAGCAGTATTCGTCGTAAAGCGCAATGGTTGCACCAATACCCAAATCATACAATCGAAAATCTTCGTGGTAATGTAAATACACGTTTACAAAAGGTTAAAGACAATAACTGGAACGGCGCCATCTTTGCCGCGGCAGGTGTTGAACGTATTAATGTGCGTCCTGAAAATTCTATTGATATAACCTGGATGTTACCTGCACCTGCACAAGGGGCGATCATGATTGTATGTAATGAAGATGATGCAGAAACAAAAGCAGTGTGTGCATCATTAAACGATGAGACAACTGCAGCTTGCACAAAAATTGAAAGAGATTTTTTAAAGACATTGATGGGTGGTTGCTCAACGCCAATAAGTGCATTGGCAGAGATTGAAAATGATAAAATACATTTCAAAGGAAATATTTTCTCATTAGATGGAACCCGATTTTTAGAAACAGAAAGATTAATTGACATAAATAATGCAATTACTTCAGGTATTGATGCAGCTAAAGAATTATTAAACAGAGGCGCAGATAAAATAACAGCCGCTATCAGGAATGCCATCATTTAAATACAACATATTATGCACACGACCTCTTGATAGCATGCTTATATACAAAGCAGCTAACAAAGGCATAAGTATAGATGAAGTATCGTTTGTAGAAACGGAAGCAATTATAACAACGGATATTATTGAGAAGATAAAAAATATCGCAACAAAAAAAGCAACAGTAGTTTTTACAAGCATGAATGCAGTGGATGCGGTTACTGCGCAGTTAACGCAGATACCAGACTGGAAAATTTTTTGCGTTGGTGGTGTTACCAAAGAAACTGTTTTCAATTTTTTTGGAGAGAAATCTGTTGAAGGCACAGCAAAGAATGCAAAAATGCTGGCAGAAAAAATAATTCTCACGGGTGAAAGCAAAGAGGTTTTTTTCTTTTGCGGAGATCAGCGGCTCGACGAGTTACCGGAAACCCTCAACGCAAATGATATAAAAGTTAATGAAGTAATTGTCTATACCACAAGGCTTATTCCAAATTTCATTGTTAAGAATTACGATGGCATTATTTTTTTCAGCCCAAGTGCTGTGCATAGTTTTTTTTCAGATAATACAATTGCCACAAGTGTAGTATTGTTTTCGATCGGTACCACTACAACGGCCACAATAAAAACATATTGCACCAATAAGATCATTACAAGCGAGTGGCCCGGCAAAGAAAATATGATAGATTTAGTATTGGATTATTATAAAACATAAATAGAGAATTATGAGCCAGGCGTCATTACTACTATGATGCTCCTATTGCGTCGCACTCTTGTGCTGCAACAAATATTTCAGCAATTCACTATTCACCATCAACACAATGTCACAACTTAAGAACGATTTACTACTACGAACACTAAAAGGAGAACAAACAGAACGTACCCCTGTATGGATGATGCGCCAGGCAGGAAGATATTTGCCTGAATACAGAGTACTTAGAGAGAAGTACGGTTTCTTTGAAAGGTGCCAGACACCTGGGCTTGCATGCGAAAT
Coding sequences within it:
- a CDS encoding uroporphyrinogen-III synthase — protein: MLIYKAANKGISIDEVSFVETEAIITTDIIEKIKNIATKKATVVFTSMNAVDAVTAQLTQIPDWKIFCVGGVTKETVFNFFGEKSVEGTAKNAKMLAEKIILTGESKEVFFFCGDQRLDELPETLNANDIKVNEVIVYTTRLIPNFIVKNYDGIIFFSPSAVHSFFSDNTIATSVVLFSIGTTTTATIKTYCTNKIITSEWPGKENMIDLVLDYYKT
- the hemA gene encoding glutamyl-tRNA reductase — its product is MRQNKINQQIKKMHISQFYIAGINYKKTDASVRGLFAVNNDHYASVLQKAPDYFLDQLFILSTCNRTEIYGIAPCADSLVHLLCSETEGSVETFKELAYIKQGEEAIEHLFNVASGLDSQILGDYEIVGQIKQATRFAKEHGFVGAFLERMVNTVLQSSKAVKGQTALSGGTVSVSFAAIQFLMDNVTNVANKKILLLGTGKIGRNTCKNLVDYLHTTNITLINRTPDKAVELADELGLQYASFEDADKYIAEADIIIVATNAEQPVIMKADLESSNTKILIDLSIPNNIDPLAKELAHITLVNVDDLSKINDATLQKRQAEVPKAKAIIAEHIDEFTEWYSMRKNVPVLKAVKQKLQDMHACNLFMAMHPNLGENYTHHASSDSIQKVINNMALKMRQQRKPGCNYIEAINDFITSRVH
- the hemC gene encoding hydroxymethylbilane synthase; translation: MSKVLRIGTRESQLAVWQAELVKSQLAQNNIESELVFIKSEGDIDLVTPLYEIGVQGIFTKTLDAALLSRRIDLAVHSMKDVPVQLAKGIVQAAVLKRASYKDILVYKNDTGFLNEKNSVATIATSSIRRKAQWLHQYPNHTIENLRGNVNTRLQKVKDNNWNGAIFAAAGVERINVRPENSIDITWMLPAPAQGAIMIVCNEDDAETKAVCASLNDETTAACTKIERDFLKTLMGGCSTPISALAEIENDKIHFKGNIFSLDGTRFLETERLIDINNAITSGIDAAKELLNRGADKITAAIRNAII